A genomic segment from Thermothielavioides terrestris NRRL 8126 chromosome 4, complete sequence encodes:
- a CDS encoding condensin subunit-like protein (Contains conserved domain: COG5218, YCG1, Chromosome condensation complex Condensin, subunit G), with protein sequence MPARTSTRSTRSSAGVSHKSSTTSLPRTSTASRASSTANVDIPAETPDNALRTQVAAVFREAQRTTASHRKLAVTLRKIQDACCYEPTSTKKPAAGSEFDEDDFNSEFVRCALRVMPIKKSEGVGDKTIRFIGLFLRHAIDKDNEAMGEIDEDASTMPETPATRLTSHLIETVLPLLTAKDKFVRYRSTQLISHIINSLDAIDDDLFQKLRSGLLKRIRDKEAMVRAQAVLGLGRLAGNQIEAEPNSDDSDDDASSGLLERLLEVLQNDPSADVRRSLLVNLPILPNTLPFLLERARDQDAATRRAVYSRLLPALGDFRHLSLSMREKLLRWGLRDRDENVRKAAGRLFRERWIEDCAGTPPPAESGQPAEVSPPNLDALLELLERIDVVNSGGENGVALEAMRGFWEGRPDYREAMVFDDHFFETLSAESVFVVRTFNDFCRNEADGKYESLVEEKLPEVTKVAFYLERYIKVLIDAIKRAEEQEVEEDEEEDTAEQEFIVEQLLHIALTLDYSDEVGRRKMFALLRQTLSIPELPEEATKLTVAVLRDICAPDAAGEKEFCSIVLEAVADVHDTIVDDLPGENDDESFHSAKSEVSNDSTPTKSGKSKTPELSEEEAAAKAVKEIVINMKCLHIVQCMLCNVSGDLQQNDHLVAMLNNLVVPAVRSHEAPVRERGLVCLGLCSLLDRSLAEENLMLFMHFFSKGHTELQITALHILTDILNVHGAQLLSSNPALLKVYVKALRSGAKHPEVQAAATVAVSKLLLGRVVSDHDVSAELLKTLVIAYFEPASAGNQSVRQALNYFLPVFCYSRAENQDLMRCVALDALHTLYNVREGFDDDDADIDDEMVSLATIGACLVDWTDPRKCYSPAAGGGASGSGSGGLGDPAAAAAAERKHVNADVHLDFAQDILDRLGGNAPKEEKKILAALLGKLYVSPASTEPKTRAVYASVCAAVDTQLLADAAGRNALYKLHVALGKIVNNLDAAAEGGGQAGAAGGAMTTTMMAAAKSGGGRRSASRASSVALSAAEVASSVAPSEERRRAGSREVEIKEEEEEEEETVIGVRGGDPDREGDGEDDDDDDDAGTVVLKSVEEGSIVDELLSEEEL encoded by the exons ATGCCCGCGAGAacgtcgacgaggtcgacgcgGTCGTCGGCCGGCGTCTCGCACAAGTCGTCCACGACGAGCCTCCCTCGTACATCAACAGCGTCGCGCGCCTCGTCGACCGCCAACGTTGACATCCCCGCCGAGACCCCCGACAACGCGCTGCGCACGCAGGTGGCGGCCGTGTTCCGCGAGGCCCAGCGCACGACCGCGTCGCATCGCAAGCTGGCCGTGACGCTGCGCAAGATCCAGGATGCCTGCTGCTACGAGCCGACGTCGACCAagaagccggccgccggctccgaattcgacgaggacgacttCAACTCCGAGTTTGTGCGCTGCGCGCTGCGCGTCATGCCCATCAAGAAGAgcgagggcgtcggcgacAAGACGATCCGCTTCATCGGCCTGTTCCTGCGCCACGCCATCGACAAGGACAACGAGGCCATGGGCGAGATCGACGAGGATGCTAGCACCATGCCCGAGACCCCCGCCACGCGCCTGACCTCGCACCTGATCGAGAccgtgctgccgctgctgacCGCCAAGGACAAGTTCGTGCGCTACCGCTCCACCCAGCTGATCTCCCACATCATCAACTCGCTCGACGccatcgacgacgacctgTTCCAGAAGCTGCGCTCCGGCCTGCTGAAGCGCATCCGCGACAAGGAGGCCATGGTGCGTGCCCAGGCCGTGCtgggcctcggccgcctggcGGGGAACCAgatcgaggccgagccgaACTCGGACGATAGCGACGACGATGCCTCcagcggcctgctcgagagGCTCCTCGAGGTGCTGCAGAACGACCCCAGTGCCGACGTGCGGAGGTCGCTGCTGGTCAACCTGCCCATCCTGCCCAACACCCTCCCGTTCCTCCTGGAGAGGGCGCGGGACCAAGACGCGGCAACCCGTCGTGCCGTCTACtcgaggctgctgccggccctGGGCGACTTCCGCCACCTCTCGCTGTCCATGAGAGAGAAGCTGCTGCGGTGGGGCTTGCGCGACAGAGATGAGAACGTGCGCAAGGCTGCCGGCCGTCTCTTCCGCGAGCGCTGGATCGAGGACTGCGCCggcaccccgccgcccgccgagtcGGGCCAGCCGGCCGAGGTGTCCCCGCCCAACCTCGATGCcctgctcgagctcctgGAGCGCATCGATGTCGTGAACTCGGGCGGCGAGAACGGCGTGGCGCTGGAGGCCATGCGAGGTTTTTGGGAGGGACGGCCGGACTACAGGGAGGCGATGGTCTTTGACGATCACTTCTTCGAGACCCTGAGTGCCGAATCGGTGTTTGTCGTCCGGACCTTCAACGATTTCTGCCGCAACGAGGCCGACGGCAAGTACGAGTCGCTCGTCGAGGAGAAACTGCCCGAAGTCACCAAGGTCGCCTTCTACCTCGAGCGCTACATCAAGGTCCTGATCGATGCCATCAAGCgggccgaggagcaggaagtcgaggaggacgaggaggaggacacgGCGGAGCAGGAGTTCATAGTAGAGCAGCTGCTCCACATCGCCCTCACGCTGGACTACTCGGACGAGGTCGGCCGGCGCAAGATGTTCGCCTTGCTCCGCCAGACCCTGTCCATTCCGGAGCTGCCGGAAGAGGCGACCAAGCTCACCGTCGCCGTGCTGCGGGACATCTGCGCCCCCGATGCGGCGGGCGAGAAGGAGTTCTGCAGCATCGTCCTCGAGGCAGTAGCGGACGTGCACGACACCATCGTCGACGACCTGCCCGGCGAgaacgacgacgagagcTTCCACTCGGCGAAGTCCGAGGTCAGCAACGACAGCACCCCGACCAAGAGCGGCAAGAGTAAGACTCCCGAGCTctccgaggaggaggccgccgccaaggccgtcAAGGAGATCGTCATCAACATGAAGTGCCTGCACATCGTGCAGTGCATGCTCTGCAACGTGTCTGGCGACCTGCAGCAGAACGACCACCTCGTGGCCATGCTCAACAACCTCGTCGTTCCCGCGGTGCGGAGCCACGAGGCGCCCGTGCGCGAGCGCGGTCTCGTCTGTCTCGGCCTGTGCTCGCTCCTCGACCGGTCGCTCGCCGAGGAAAACCTGATGCTGTTCATGCACTTCTTCAGCAAGGGCCACACGGAGCTGCAGATCACGGCCCTGCACATCCTCACCGACATCCTCAACGTGCACGGCGCCCAGCTGCTGTCGTCAAACCCGGCCCTCCTCAAGGTGTACGTCAAGGCGCTCCGGTCCGGCGCGAAGCACCCGGAGGtgcaggccgccgcgaccgTGGCCGTGTCcaagctgctcctcggccgcgtggTCAGCGACCACGACGTgtcggccgagctgctcaagaCGCTGGTGATCGCCTACTTCgagccggccagcgccggcaacCAGAGCGTGCGCCAGGCGCTCAACTACTTCCTGCCCGTCTTCTGCTACTCGCGCGCCGAGAACCAGGACCTGATGCGCTgcgtcgcgctcgacgccctGCACACGCTGTACAACGTGCGCGAGggcttcgacgacgacgacgccgacatCGACGACGAGATGGTCTCGCTGGCCACCATCGGCGCCTGCCTTGTCGACTGGACCGACCCGCGCAAGTGCTACTCcccggctgccggcggcggtgccagcggcagcggcagcggaggGCTGGGCGatcccgcggccgcggccgcggccgagaggAAGCACGTCAACGCGGACGTGCACCTCGACTTTGCGCAGGATATCCTGGACCGCCTCGGCGGGAACGCTCCCA aagaagaaaagaaaatcctcgccgccctcctcggcaagctgtacgtctcgccggcctcgaccgaGCCCAAGACCCGCGCCGTCTACGCGTCCgtctgcgccgccgtcgacacccagctgctcgccgacgccgccggccgcaaCGCGCTCTACAAGCTGCACGTCGCGCTCGGCAAGATCGTCAAcaacctcgacgccgccgccgaaggagGCGGCCAGGCGGGGGCGGCCGGTGGTGccatgacgacgacgatgatggcggcggccaagagtggtggcgggcgccgcagcgccagccggGCTAGCTCCGTCGCTTtgagcgcggccgaggtggcgtCTTCTGTTGCCCCGTccgaggagaggaggagggctggGTCCAGGGAGGTGGAGattaaagaggaggaggaggaggaggaggagacggTTATTGGGGTTCGGGGTGGGGACCCGGACCGGGAGGGGGACGGGGaagatgacgacgacgacgatgatgccGGGACGGTGGTGCTTAAgtcggtggaggaggggagTATTGTTGATGAGCTCTtgtcggaggaggagctgtgA